In Nicotiana tabacum cultivar K326 chromosome 2, ASM71507v2, whole genome shotgun sequence, the following proteins share a genomic window:
- the LOC107789036 gene encoding uncharacterized protein LOC107789036, whose protein sequence is MKMTPHSKAFIILIVVGVFVRDTSARKLLGDAVATIFDYKIPAADGFGLGAQIVGGSGGGGGGGGGGGGGAFTSGFGSGFGFGFGSGQGSGLDGTGGGGGGGGGGGENGGSGYGFGIGEGFGGGGI, encoded by the exons ATGAAAA TGACACCACATTCAAAGGCATTCATTATTCTCATTGTTGTGGGGGTATTTGTACGTGACACTTCAGCTAGGAAGCTCCTGGGAGATGCAGTAGCTACAATCTTTGACTACAAGATCCCTGCAGCAGATGGCTTCGGACTAGGTGCCCAAATTGTAGGAGGGTctggtggaggaggaggaggcGGTGGCGGTGGAGGAGGTGGAGCTTTTACTAGTGgatttggttcaggatttggaTTTGGCTTCGGTAGCGGTCAGGGATCAGGTTTAGATGGTACCGGCGGAGGCGGCGGCGGTGGTGGCGGAGGCGGAGAGAATGGTGGTAGCGGTTATGGCTTTGGAATAGGAGAAGGTTTCGGTGGAGGTGGTATCTGA